The following are encoded together in the Kribbella sp. CA-293567 genome:
- a CDS encoding extracellular solute-binding protein, with translation MKVTAKVVALATAALLLTAACTPGSDNPGGAASAPSSVKTDAASLGDVELTVWDQEVRGGQAAQMAELNKQFQAKYPNIKLKRVSRSFDDLKTTLRLALSGNDAPDVVQANNGRSDMGEFVKAGQLVPLDKWADAYDWKSRYPASVLQYSRYSPDGKTFGEGDLYGMPQVGEVVGVYYNKTKLAALGLEPPKTWADFENALGKAKAAGELPMQFGNLDKWPAIHVFGTVQDKVVPAEQITTLAFGRPGASWKTAENTKAAEALVSWVDKGYFNPGFNGQGYDPAWQDFGKGKGVFLIAGTWLQADLQKALGDKVGFMLPPGNEGDEKPVVTGGTGLPFAVTNKAKNPDAAAAYLNFITSPDAMKVLAGTGNLPIADTSAQQAPAGLPADIFNAFGTAVGKEGLVPYLDYATPTMYDTLGAALQDLLAKKATPQQFIDKLEADYSKFAGK, from the coding sequence ATGAAGGTCACAGCGAAGGTCGTCGCGCTGGCCACGGCAGCTCTGTTGCTCACGGCAGCCTGTACGCCGGGCTCCGACAACCCCGGTGGCGCCGCGAGCGCGCCGAGCTCGGTGAAGACCGACGCGGCCTCGCTGGGCGACGTCGAGCTGACCGTCTGGGACCAGGAGGTCCGAGGTGGTCAGGCGGCGCAGATGGCCGAGCTGAACAAGCAGTTCCAGGCGAAGTACCCGAACATCAAGCTCAAGCGGGTCTCGCGGTCGTTCGACGACCTGAAGACCACGCTGCGGCTGGCGTTGTCCGGCAACGACGCACCGGACGTGGTCCAGGCGAACAACGGGCGCTCGGACATGGGGGAGTTCGTCAAGGCGGGGCAGTTGGTGCCGCTGGACAAGTGGGCCGACGCCTACGACTGGAAGAGCCGGTACCCGGCGTCGGTGCTGCAGTACTCGCGGTACTCGCCGGACGGCAAGACCTTCGGCGAGGGCGACCTGTACGGCATGCCGCAGGTCGGCGAGGTGGTCGGCGTCTACTACAACAAGACCAAGCTGGCCGCGCTCGGGCTGGAGCCGCCGAAGACCTGGGCCGACTTCGAGAACGCGCTCGGCAAGGCCAAGGCCGCGGGGGAGCTGCCGATGCAGTTCGGCAACCTCGACAAGTGGCCGGCCATCCACGTCTTCGGCACGGTGCAGGACAAGGTCGTACCGGCCGAGCAGATCACCACGCTCGCCTTCGGCCGGCCGGGCGCCTCGTGGAAGACGGCGGAGAACACGAAGGCCGCCGAGGCGTTGGTGTCGTGGGTGGACAAGGGCTACTTCAACCCGGGCTTCAACGGTCAGGGCTACGACCCGGCCTGGCAGGACTTCGGCAAGGGCAAGGGAGTCTTCCTGATCGCCGGCACCTGGTTGCAGGCCGACCTGCAGAAGGCGCTGGGCGACAAGGTCGGTTTCATGCTCCCGCCGGGCAACGAGGGTGACGAGAAGCCGGTCGTCACCGGCGGCACCGGGCTGCCCTTCGCGGTCACGAACAAGGCGAAGAACCCGGACGCGGCCGCGGCGTACCTGAACTTCATCACCAGCCCGGACGCGATGAAGGTACTCGCCGGCACCGGGAACCTGCCGATCGCCGACACCTCGGCCCAGCAGGCGCCGGCGGGTCTGCCGGCCGACATCTTCAACGCCTTCGGTACCGCGGTCGGCAAGGAGGGCCTGGTCCCGTATCTCGACTACGCGACGCCGACGATGTACGACACGCTCGGCGCCGCGCTGCAGGACCTGCTGGCGAAGAAGGCGACGCCGCAGCAGTTCATCGACAAGCTCGAGGCCGACTACAGCAAGTTCGCCGGCAAGTGA
- a CDS encoding carbohydrate ABC transporter permease yields MSSPPGEPRKIGYLYLLPALLVYGAFLLYPLGRAVHLSLFEWDGITLGKFVGLSNYADVVADAGLRAAFGHALVLIVFYSVLPVIIGLALASVLQRARVRGIGFFRTVVFLPQVVAMVVVAVSWRHIYAPDGPLNDVLRAVGLDSLARGWLGDYTFALPAVGVIGTWFETGLVTVLLLAGMARIPRERYEAARLDGAGAVAEFFAVVLPAVRGEIAVAVTLTVIAALRTFDLVYVTTSGGPGTSTSVPSYEVYHRAFELGQVGSAAAIGVCLTVLIFVITLGVNRLADRSTA; encoded by the coding sequence GTGAGTTCACCTCCTGGTGAGCCGCGCAAGATCGGCTATCTCTACCTCCTGCCGGCGCTGCTCGTCTACGGAGCCTTCCTGCTCTATCCACTGGGTCGCGCGGTGCATCTGTCGCTGTTCGAGTGGGACGGGATCACACTCGGCAAGTTCGTTGGCCTGAGCAACTATGCGGACGTGGTCGCGGACGCCGGACTGCGGGCGGCGTTCGGGCACGCGCTGGTGCTGATCGTCTTCTACTCGGTGCTGCCGGTGATCATCGGGCTCGCCCTGGCCTCGGTGCTGCAGCGGGCGCGGGTGCGCGGGATCGGCTTCTTCCGGACCGTGGTGTTCCTCCCGCAGGTGGTGGCGATGGTGGTCGTCGCCGTGTCCTGGCGGCACATCTATGCTCCCGACGGGCCGCTGAACGACGTACTGCGTGCTGTCGGGCTCGACTCGCTCGCCCGGGGATGGTTGGGGGACTACACCTTCGCCCTGCCGGCCGTCGGGGTGATCGGGACGTGGTTCGAGACCGGGCTGGTCACCGTGTTGCTGCTGGCCGGGATGGCGCGAATCCCGCGCGAACGTTACGAGGCGGCCCGGCTCGACGGGGCCGGTGCCGTCGCCGAGTTCTTCGCGGTGGTGCTGCCCGCCGTCCGGGGTGAGATCGCGGTCGCGGTGACGTTGACGGTGATCGCGGCGCTGCGGACCTTCGACCTGGTCTACGTGACGACGAGCGGTGGACCCGGGACGTCGACCAGCGTCCCGTCGTACGAGGTGTACCACCGGGCCTTCGAGCTCGGTCAGGTCGGATCCGCCGCGGCGATCGGGGTGTGCCTGACGGTGCTGATCTTCGTCATCACGCTGGGCGTCAACCGCCTGGCGGACCGGAGTACGGCGTGA